GCCGCACATGAAAGACCCGACAACCCAGCTGCCGCTCTCAGAGCGTCTGCAACCGCATTTTTGGACCACTATCGCACTAACCAGTTCGAACAAAAACTTGGCCTCTACCAGTTCGAGAGCGAGCACAAAACTGGTTTTGGCAAACACGTTGATACGCGTTTGAATTCTCAATTGTCTCAAACAGTCAAAATATTCGAGGAGTTGTTTTTCGCATTGTCAGGTAATCACGAAAAATCGCAAGACAATGCGGCTGCTCTTTTTAGCGCGTTGATCGGCATCTCGATGATGGCAACGTTACGTCGCGACCAGTCTTTGGGAACCAATGCGGAAAATCTTCTTGACACCATCTTGTCTAATTTCCTATCAAATCAGTAACACTGTTATTGATTTGAGGGAAAAAAATGACTGTACATATTGAGAAGAACGATTCCGTCTGGACAATAATCCACGACCGCCCGGAGGCACGCAATTCTGTTGATACCGAGCACGCCTACGCATTGGTCGATGCATTTCAACAGTTTGAGGATAGCGATGCCCACGTCGCGGTTTTTTGTGGTGCCGGTGATCATTTTTGCGCGGGTTGGGATCTGAAACTTGCGGCATCGCTCTCTGACCCTGAAACACGTGACCCATACTTAAACATGCTCGCGATGCCCATAGGGTCTGCGCCAACCGCACCCGGCGCGCTTGGACCGTCACGAATGGAGCTGTCAAAGCCCGTTATCGCTGCCATCGAAGGTGCTGC
This region of Pseudovibrio sp. Tun.PSC04-5.I4 genomic DNA includes:
- a CDS encoding TetR/AcrR family transcriptional regulator, with translation MTRIDKDEKRLRILTAAREIFEETGKIDVGLRAIAARTNQTTGGIYNHFKGKDEILAALLGQSLDRLFRAVSSAAHERPDNPAAALRASATAFLDHYRTNQFEQKLGLYQFESEHKTGFGKHVDTRLNSQLSQTVKIFEELFFALSGNHEKSQDNAAALFSALIGISMMATLRRDQSLGTNAENLLDTILSNFLSNQ